A genome region from Glycine max cultivar Williams 82 chromosome 5, Glycine_max_v4.0, whole genome shotgun sequence includes the following:
- the LOC100781539 gene encoding lysine-rich arabinogalactan protein 18-like, producing the protein MGSSLVTVDDNVQYKILRYWALVEAASPTSSSPASSPNAATITPPVLSPTVASPSSKVAAPAPVTTPPVATSPAVTPVSLPSVPVPVSYPPAPVPVSSPRILAPTTPTPVIAPSAEVPAPAPKSKKSKKHTVPAPSPALLGPPAPPIRALGSSQNVLSPKKKV; encoded by the exons ATgg GCTCTTCACTGGTCACCGTTGATGATAATGTACAGTATAAGATACTTAGGTACTGGGCATTGGTTGAAGCAG CTTCTCCCACTTCATCTTCACCAGCTTCATCCCCCAATGCTGCAACTATAACCCCTCCTGTTTTGTCTCCCACGGTAGCATCTCCTTCGTCTAAAGTTGCTGCTCCAGCTCCAGTAACCACTCCTCCGGTGGCCACATCTCCTGCTGTGACACCTGTGAGCTTACCGTCAGTGCCAGTTCCGGTGAGTTATCCACCAGCGCCTGTTCCGGTAAGCTCTCCCCGTATATTGGCACCGACAACTCCGACACCCGTGATAGCACCAAGCGCTGAGGTTCCCGCTCCCGCTCCCAAATCGAAGAAGAGTAAGAAGCACACTGTACCAGCACCGTCGCCAGCATTGCTTGGCCCTCCCGCTCCTCCGATAAGAGCTCTAGGATCAAGCCAGAATGTGTTGTCTCCTAAAAAAAAGGTGTAA
- the LOC100791999 gene encoding uncharacterized protein: MPPSNFPLRWESTGDRWWYASPIDYAAANGLYDLVTELLHLDTNLLIKLTSLRRIRRLEAVWDDESKFEDVAKCRSKVARNLMIECETGRGHNSLILAGYGGWLLYTAASAGDVDFVLELLGRDPLLVFGEGEYGVTDMFYAAARGKNCEVFKLLLHSALSRKECLGGSEAELEEKLDEGSKVFKRDVMNRAIHAAARGGNWEILKQILGSVSVSQVLSYRDALGCTVLHAAAARGQVEVVRNLIESYDIINSANAQGNTALHVASYKGYLPVVEILVGASPLLATLTNHYGDTFLHMVVAGFRSPGFCRLDKHTELMKQLTSEKIVNMKDIINVRNNDGRTALHVAVIHNIQCDVVELLMSFPSIDLNIRDADGMTPLDHLRLKSRSASSEILIKQLISAGGISNYQDYVTRNALVKHLRTHGIGGSPGTSFRIPDSEILLYTGIENSCDSNYDQASVESNSWSSEINNYDTANSPCNSKSSSVNYGARHLKFLLQSSRRRDTKEAASDLEDDVSVNSFGSRNNLEDFPIPLRQRYSKMCSLPNNKRTLSIRTYLPSPSAKKHFHAGLVQGVIKVKPQMPLPVHSTSNLFQELSISSHSSNNKQKRVDIMGPSCSNRPMDGDGTLQLSYKQGSFNKKLMNRYFSFGAHGQALEDANSCTMSNGSSKHFSSLVA, from the exons ATGCCTCCTTCAAACTTCCCTCTTCGTTGGGAGAGCACAGGAGACCGATGGTGGTATGCATCTCCAATTGATTATGCTGCTGCAAATGGCCTCTATGATCTGGTCACTGAGCTTCTCCACCTTGACACCAACCTCCTCATTAAGCTCACTTCCCTTCGCCGAATTCGCCGCCTTGAAGCCGTGTGGGACGATGAGTCCAAGTTTGAGGATGTTGCCAAGTGCCGGTCCAAGGTTGCAAGGAATCTTATGATTGAGTGTGAGACAGGAAGAGGGCACAACTCTCTTATCCTTGCAGGCTATGGTGGATGGCTTCTCTACACTGCTGCTTCGGCTGGGGATGTAGACTTTGTTCTTGAGTTGTTGGGGAGAGACCCTCTTTTGGTGTTTGGTGAGGGAGAGTATGGTGTCACTGACATGTTTTATGCTGCAGCCAGGGGCAAGAACTGTGAGGTCTTTAAGCTCCTGCTTCATTCTGCTCTTTCAAGAAAGGAGTGCCTTGGTGGCAGTGAAGCAGAATTGGAAGAGAAGTTGGATGAAGGTTCTAAGGTTTTCAAGAGGGATGTGATGAATAGGGCCATTCATGCTGCTGCCAGAGGAGGGAATTGGGAAATACTGAAGCAGATTCTAGGAAGTGTTTCTGTTTCTCAGGTTTTGTCTTATAGAGATGCCCTAGGATGTACTGTCTTGCATGCAGCAGCTGCAAGAGGCCAGGTTGAG GTGGTGAGAAATCTAATTGAATCCTATGATATCATCAACTCAGCTAATGCTCAAGGCAATACAGCATTACATGTGGCCTCTTACAAAGGTTACTTACCCGTGGTAGAGATTCTGGTTGGAGCATCTCCCTTGTTAGCAACGTTAACCAATCACTATGGAGATACTTTTCTTCACATGGTAGTGGCTGGTTTCAGAAGCCCTGGTTTCTGTAGACTGGACAAGCACACTGAGCTCATGAAGCAACTGACAAGTGAAAAGATTGTGAACATGAAGGACATCATCAATGTCAGGAACAATGATGGAAGAACAGCTCTTCATGTTGCTGTGATTCATAATATCCAATGTGATGTAGTGGAATTACTGATGTCTTTTCCATCAATTGATTTGAATATTCGCGATGCTGATGGGATGACCCCCTTGGATCATCTTAGACTAAAATCACGATCAGCATCTTCTGAAATCTTAATCAAGCAGTTAATTTCAGCTGGAGGGATCTCTAATTATCAGGACTATGTGACGAGAAATGCCCTTGTGAAGCATCTTAGGACTCATGGTATTGGAGGCAGTCCCGGAACATCATTTAGAATACCAGATTCTGAGATATTGTTATACACAGGCATTGAGAATTCATGTGATTCCAATTATGATCAGGCAAGTGTAGAATCAAATTCATGGTCAAGTGAAATAAACAACTATGACACAGCCAATTCCCCATGTAACAGCAAGTCTAGTTCTGTCAATTATGGTGCAAGGCACTTAAAGTTTCTGCTCCAAAGTTCTAGAAgaagagacacaaaagaagcaGCCTCAGATTTAGAAGATGATGTTTCTGTGAATTCCTTCGGTTCAAGGAACAACTTGGAAGACTTTCCAATCCCATTGAGGCAAAGATACTCAAAAATGTGTTCTCTTCCAAACAACAAAAGAACACTATCTATAAGGACTTATCTTCCTAGTCCTTCAGccaaaaaacattttcatgCAGGTCTAGTACAAGGTGTGATTAAGGTAAAGCCACAAATGCCTCTACCTGTTCATTCAACATCTAATCTTTTTCAAGAACTATCTATCTCTTCTCATTCTTCGAATAATAAGCAAAAACGTGTTGATATAATGGGACCCTCTTGCTCCAATCGACCAATGGATGGTGATGGCACACTACAATTGAGCTATAAGCAGGGCTCTTTCAATAAGAAACTGATGAAtcgatatttttcttttggagCACATGGCCAGGCTTTGGAGGATGCAAATAGCTGCACGATGTCAAATGGCAGTTCCAAGCATTTTAGTTCTTTAGTTGCATAA
- the LOC100780998 gene encoding putative ABC transporter C family member 15, protein MVVLDALLGTVNVAFLYAILIWLLVDSLRQSTLSHVRVVDCFKRGPMVFAVSTVLSCAVISVMNMALAFYQYSSRKIIGFNSVSLALTWVLATIVSFYSMRTKVRENKRFGFPLVLILWWVFACSIDAILLSLKLVKGFESIDLWFFLSEDNVVDSVSLPLLVLLCFNVCARENSDVEQEQQLLLEKEEESSMEEEDEEAFTNASMWSKLAFRWLNPIFKAGRIKKLELGHIPPVPPSETAENASSVLEESLRKQKLEGGSLTKAIAYSLWKSLALNAVLAGVNTGASYIGPLLITNFVNFLLGDDGDSSIQYGLLLAFIFFLAKTVESLSQRQWYFGAQRIGIRVRAALISLIYGKSLLMKCAGPTQGRIINLINVDVERIGDFCWYIHGVWLLPVQIILALVILYINLGGTPSFAAFGVTILVMVCNTPLANKQEGLHSKIMEAKDSRIKVTSETMKNIRILKLHSWETSFLQKLLQLREIERGWLQKYLYTCSAVATLFWTSPTLVSVVTFGACILVKTELTTATVLSALATFRILQEPIYNLPELISMIIQTKVSVDRIHEFIKEDDQNQFINKLTSKISEVAIEIKPGEYAWETNDQTHTKPAIQITGKLVIKKGQKVAVCGSVGSGKSSLLCCLLGEIPLVSGAVTKVYGTRSYVPQSPWIQSGTVRENILFGKQMKKEFYEDVLDGCALHQDINMWGDGDLNLVEERGINLSGGQKQRIQLARAVYNDSDIYFLDDPFSAVDAHTGTHLFKKCLMKLLYDKTVVYATHQLEFLEAADLILVMKDGKIVESGSYKELIACPNSELVQQMAAHEETVHEINPCQEDDSVSCRPCQKNQMEVAEENIQEIMEDWGRSKEEEAETGRVKWSVYSTFVTSAYKGALVPVILLCQILFQVMQMGSNYWISWATEQKGRVNNKQLMRTFVLLSLTGTIFILGRTVLMAAVAVETAQRLFLGMITSVFRAPVSFFVTTPSSRIMSRSSTDQSIVDTDIPYRLAGLVFALIQLLSIIVLMSQVAWQVILLFFAVLPISIWYQAYYITTARELARMVGIRKAPILHHFSESIAGAATIRCFNQEKLFFTKVKALIDDYSRVAFHNFGTMEWLSVRINFLFNLVFYFVLVILVTLPRSTIDPSLAGLVATYGLNLNVLQAWVIWNLCNVENKMISVERILQFSSIPSEAPLIIQDCRPEPEWPKEGKVELRNLHIRYDPAAPMVLKCVTCVFPAQKKIGVVGRTGSGKSTLVQALFRVVEPLEGSILIDGVDISKIGLQDLRSKLGIIPQDPTLFLGTVRTNLDPLEQHEDQELWEVLSKCHLAEIVRRDQRLLDAPVAENGENWSVGQRQLVCLARLLLKKRRILVLDEATASIDTATDNLIQKTIREETSGCTVITVAHRIPTVIDNDRVLVLDEGTIVEYDEPAQLLQNNSSSFSKLVTEFFRRSSQSNFQKR, encoded by the exons ATGGTCGTTTTGGATGCTCTGTTGGGAACGGTCAATGTGGCATTCTTGTATGCCATTTTGATATGGCTTTTGGTGGATAGTTTGAGACAAAGCACTCTTAGCCATGTTCGTGTTGTAGATTGTTTCAAACGAGGACCAATGGTTTTCGCTGTATCCACTGTTCTATCCTGTGCTGTTATTTCTGTTATGAACATGGCTCTAGCCTTTTACCAATACAGCTCTAGGAAAATAATTGGATTTAACTCTGTTTCATTGGCTCTAACTTGGGTTTTGGCCACTATAGTTTCGTTTTATTCAATGAGGACTAAAGTGAGGGAGAACAAGAGGTTCGGGTTCCCTCTTGTTCTGATCCTATGGTGGGTTTTTGCTTGTAGCATAGATGCAATCTTACTGTCTTTGAAgctggtaaaaggttttgaatcaatCGACTTGTGGTTTTTCTTGTCAGAGGATAACGTAGTAGATTCGGTTTCCTTGCCTTTGTTGGTACTTCTTTGTTTCAATGTGTGTGCAAGGGAAAACAGTGATGTGGAACAAGAACAACAACTCTTACTAGAAAAAGAGGAGGAATCTTCTATggaggaggaagatgaagaggcTTTTACGAATGCAAGCATGTGGAGCAAACTTGCATTTCGATGGTTGAATCCCATTTTTAAAGCCGGTCGGATTAAAAAGCTTGAACTTGGTCATATTCCTCCTGTTCCTCCTTCTGAAACGGCAGAAAATGCTTCTTCCGTGTTGGAAGAATCACTTCGCAAACAGAAACTTGAAGGGGGTTCCTTGACAAAAGCTATTGCCTATTCTCTATGGAAGTCTTTGGCCTTAAACGCAGTTTTAGCtg GTGTTAACACAGGTGCCTCCTATATAGGTCCCTTGTTGATCacaaattttgtgaattttttattgGGGGATGATGGTGATTCAAGCATCCAATATGGATTGCTTCTtgcatttattttcttccttgcAAAGACTGTGGAGTCACTGAGTCAAAGACAATGGTACTTCGGTGCTCAACGAATTGGAATCCGGGTGCGTGCTGCTCTCATATCTCTAATTTATGGGAAGTCCCTATTGATGAAGTGTGCTGGACCAACACAAGGTAGAATCATAAACTTGATCAATGTGGATGTTGAAAGAATTGGGGACTTCTGCTGGTACATTCATGGAGTTTGGTTGCTTCCAGTTCAGATCATTTTGGCCTTGGTAATCTTATACATAAATCTGGGTGGTACTCCTTCTTTTGCTGCATTTGGTGTCACCATATTGGTCATGGTGTGTAACACACCTTTGGCCAATAAGCAAGAAGGTTTGCACTCCAAGATCATGGAAGCTAAGGATTCAAGAATTAAAGTGACATCAGAGACCATGAAGAACatcagaattttaaaattacattcatggGAAACTTCATTCTTGCAGAAACTTCTCCAACTTAGGGAAATTGAGAGGGGATGGCTACAGAAATACCTCTATACATGCTCAGCAGTAGCCACACTATTCTGGACATCTCCAACTTTAGTTTCTGTTGTCACCTTTGGTGCTTGTATACTGGTGAAAACAGAACTAACAACAGCTACAGTCCTCTCAGCTTTAGCGACTTTTCGTATTTTGCAAGAACCAATCTACAACTTGCCAGAGCTTATCTCCATGATCATTCAAACAAAAGTCTCTGTTGATCGAATCCACGAGTTCATCAAGGAAGACGATCAAAACCAATTCATAAACAAGCTTACTTCAAAGATTTCAGAAGTGGCTATTGAAATTAAGCCAGGCGAATATGCATGGGAAACAAATGATCAAACTCACACGAAACCAGCAATTCAAATTACAGGAAAGTTAGTGATAAAGAAAGGTCAGAAGGTAGCAGTTTGTGGGTCAGTGGGGTCTGGCAAATCAAGTTTGCTCTGCTGTTTGCTTGGGGAAATTCCATTAGTTTCTGGGGCAGTAACCAAAGTCTACGGGACTAGAAGTTATGTACCCCAAAGTCCATGGATTCAGTCTGGAACTGTAAGAGAGAACATATTGTTTggcaagcaaatgaaaaagGAATTTTATGAAGATGTTTTGGATGGTTGTGCTTTGCACCAGGACATCAACATGTGGGGTGATGGAGATTTGAACCTGGTGGAGGAGAGAGGCATAAACTTGAGTGGTGGGCAGAAACAGCGGATTCAATTGGCAAGGGCTGTTTACAATGATTCTGATATTTATTTCCTGGATGATCCTTTTAGTGCTGTTGATGCTCATACCGGAACTCATTTGTTTAAG AAATGTCTCATGAAACTTCTATATGATAAAACGGTTGTTTATGCTACCCATCAACTGGAATTCTTGGAAGCTGCAGACCTCATTTTG GTAATGAAAGATGGAAAAATAGTGGAGTCAGGAAGCTATAAAGAACTTATAGCATGTCCCAACTCTGAACTTGTTCAACAAATGGCTGCTCACGAAGAAACAGTACACGAAATAAATCCATGCCAAGAAGATGATTCTGTTAGCTGCAGACCctgccaaaaaaatcaaatggaagTTGCTGAAGAAAATATTCAAGAGATCATGGAGGATTGGGGGAGAAGTAAAGAAGAGGAAGCAGAGACGGGTAGAGTGAAATGGAGTGTTTACTCAACATTTGTCACATCTGCTTATAAAGGAGCACTTGTTCCGGTTATTCTTCTCTGCCAAATTCTCTTTCAAGTTATGCAGATGGGAAGCAATTATTGGATTTCATGGGCTACAGAGCAGAAAGGCAGGGTCAACAACAAACAGCTTATGCGAACATTTGTTCTTCTATCTTTAACCGGCACCATCTTCATACTGGGAAGGACTGTTTTAATGGCAGCTGTTGCTGTGGAAACTGCTCAACGCCTTTTTCTTGGAATGATCACATCAGTTTTCAGGGCACCTGTTTCATTTTTTGTCACCACACCTTCAAGCAGAATTATGAGTAGG TCATCAACGGATCAAAGTATCGTAGACACAGACATACCATACAGATTAGCTGGACTAGTATTTGCACTTATCCAGTTATTGAGTATCATTGTGCTAATGTCCCAAGTTGCATGGCAAGTCATTCTCCTCTTTTTTGCGGTGCTTCCAATTTCCATTTGGTATCAG GCTTATTACATCACAACAGCCAGGGAATTAGCCAGGATGGTTGGGATTCGAAAGGCACCAATCTTGCACCACTTCTCAGAATCAATTGCTGGGGCTGCCACAATCCGCTGTTTCAATCAAGAGAAACTATTCTTCACCAAGGTTAAGGCTCTAATTGACGATTATTCTCGGGTAGCCTTTCACAATTTTGGCACCATGGAATGGTTGTCTGTCCGAATCAATTTCCTCTTCAATTTGGTCTTCTATTTTGTACTTGTCATCTTGGTGACTCTTCCAAGGTCTACCATTGATCCAA GCTTGGCGGGTCTGGTAGCTACTTATGGTTTGAACTTGAATGTCCTTCAGGCTTGGGTGATATGGAATCTTTGCAATGTTGAGAACAAAATGATATCAGTTGAGAGAATATTGCAGTTCTCTAGCATACCAAGTGAAGCGCCATTGATTATTCAAGATTGCAGACCTGAACCAGAGTGGCCAAAGGAGGGAAAAGTTGAACTACGTAACCTTCATATACGGTATGATCCTGCTGCTCCTATGGTCCTCAAATGTGTCACTTGTGTCTTTCCAGCACAAAAGAAAATTGGTGTAGTAGGCAGGACCGGGAGTGGAAAATCTACTCTGGTGCAAGCCCTCTTTCGAGTGGTGGAGCCTTTGGAAGGATCTATACTTATTGATGGTGTAGATATTTCCAAGATTGGTCTGCAAGATTTAAGATCTAAGCTTGGCATAATTCCTCAGGATCCAACCTTGTTTCTAGGTACTGTAAGGACTAACTTGGATCCACTAGAACAACACGAAGATCAAGAACTCTGGGAG GTTCTCAGCAAGTGCCATCTTGCTGAAATAGTAAGGCGGGATCAAAGACTTCTTGATGCACCAG TGGCCGAGAATGGAGAGAATTGGAGTGTTGGACAAAGGCAGCTTGTTTGCCTTGCTAGGCTACTactgaagaaaagaagaattttgGTCCTAGATGAGGCAACTGCATCCATTGACACTGCCACTGACAATTTAATTCAGAAGACAATTAGGGAAGAAACAAGTGGATGTACAGTCATTACGGTAGCACATAGAATTCCTACAGTTATTGATAATGATCGGGTTTTGGTCCTTGATGAAG GGACAATTGTAGAGTATGATGAACCGGCTCAATTGCTGCAGAAcaattcttcttcattctcaaaGTTAGTCACAGAATTTTTTAGGAGATCATCCCAAAGTAACTTTCAAAAAAGATAG